DNA sequence from the Armigeres subalbatus isolate Guangzhou_Male chromosome 1, GZ_Asu_2, whole genome shotgun sequence genome:
ACCATATCGCCGGCCGCCAATTGCTATTGAGGAGAAAATTGAACACAAACTCCGCTCTTTGCTTGAACAGGACATAATTGAACAGGTAAATGGGCCTTCTCCCTGGATTTCTCCCATGGTTCCAGTAACGAAAGAATCTGGTGATATCCGCCTATGCATTGACATGAGGCAAGCAAATCAAGCAGTATTACGAGAAACACATCCCTTGCCCCTTGTTGATGAGTTGCTGGGATCCGTCGACGGAGCTGTCCGGTTTTCGAAGATCGACATTCGTGAGGCCTACCATCAGATCGAGATATCAGAACGATCGAGACCAATAACGACATTTATTACAAAATATGGGCTATTCAGGTAGATTTATCTTGACATTTCAGTTATTCAGttataaaataagaaataaagggAAGTTTtatattatatgattatttttaCTTATATTCCTTGTGTGATGTATATAGATATAAACGTCTCATGTTTGGGATAAGCTGTGCGCCGGAGCTGTTCCAGAAAGTTATGGAATCAATCGTGGCAGGTCTTGAAGGCGTGATAGTGTATCTTGACGATATTGTCGTCTACGGTAGCTCGAGGGATGAACATAACAAAAGGTTGGCTGCACTTCTTGAAAGGCTGGCAGAGTATGATATCCTCCTCAACGAAGAGAAATGTGTATATGATGTCGATAGCTTGGAGTTTTTGGGTCACGAACTATCAGTTAAAGGCGTTCGCCCAACGGAAAGCAGAATCgctgctattcaaaagtttcggGAACCAGAAAATGTATCTGAATTGCGCAGTTTTTTAGGACTCATTTGTTATGTAGGACGTTTTGTACCAGATTTGGCCGCTCGGACGGCTCCATTGAGAGAATTACTTCGGGCGGAAGTTCCATTCAAATGGACTCCAACAGAGAGTAGGGCGTTCCTAGAGATAAAAGAGGAAATCAGCAAAATTGAATATCTCGGATTTTTCAACCGTAAAGACAGTACTAAGCTGATCGCAGACGCCAGTCCAAATGGACTTGGGGCGGTACTACTGCAAGAAGATTCTTCCGGACATACTAGAGTGATTGCATATGCTAGTAAAGCCCTATCTGATTTggagaaaaagtattttcagACAGAGCGCGAAGCTCTTGCACTAGTGTGGGCAGTTGATAAGTTTAAACTGTATTTGCAAGGGAAGCGGTTCACTTTGCTAACAGACTGCAAAGCGttgaaatttttgttcaatCCCAAATCGAAACCCTGTGCTAGGATTGAACGATGGGTTCTCCAACTACAGTCTTATAAATACGACGTCGAACATATACCAGGAACAGCCAATATCGCTGACGCGATCTCCCGGCTTTCAACAGACAGATCATCACCCAGGACATTTGACGAATCGGCTGAAAAGTATATTCGTAGTGTTGTGGAAAGTGCAGTACCAAGTGCTGTAACGTATTCCGAAATAGTGCAAGAGACGGCGAACGACCATTCCCTCCAGGAAGTCGTGCGGGCACTCCATTTGAAGTCGGAAGTTCCAAAAATGTACAAACCATATGAAAACGAACTGTGTGCTGTAGAAGGAGTCTTGTTACGTGGTAACCGGCTTGTTATTCCGAACACTCTACGGAACCGTGTGATAGAACTAGCACATGAAGCACATCCGGGTATTGCTGCTATGAAACGTAGGTTAAGGCAAAAGGTATGGTGGCCCTCGGTTGATAAGCAAGCTGAAGAATGTGTTAAGCGCTGTAAGGAATGTACACTTGTATCCTCCCTTGGGCCTCCCGAACCTCTCAAACGAACTAGAATGCCAGACAAACCGTGGAACGATATTGCTATCGACTTCATGGGACCTTTGCCATCCAGCCATAACTTATTGGTTATGGTAGATTACTTTACTCGGTTTACAGAGGTAGTCGTTATGAAGCAGATAACTGCTGCCGCCGTTTTGGAGTACCGGAATCTATCAGGGCGGATAACGGTCCGCAGTTCGTTAGCAGTGAGTTCAAATCTTATTGCAAGGAATACGGAATTGAATTGCGAAACACAACACCATACTGGCCACAGGCAAACGGCGAGGTGGAACGTGCAAACAGAACTATACTGAAACACCTAAAAATCAGCCAAGAAACAAACAATTCTGATTGGATCTGGGATTTGCGAACGTTCCTGTTGATGTATAATTCAACCCCCCATGCAACTACAGGGGTCGCCCCTTCAATATTGATGTTTGGACGCGTACTACGAGACAAGCTGCCAACGTTTCAAGAGAAGCTAGACCGTCCAAATGAAGAAGAAATTCGCGATCGTGACTGGGCTCAGAAACTAAGTGGTTCAAAATATGCCGACAACCGTAGAAACGCTAAGCCATCTAAATTGAAAGAGGGAGACATTGTTGTGGCGAAGAGAATGATCAAAGAGAACAAGCTCTCTTCAACTTTCGCACCGGAAGAATTCGAAATCGTCAAGCTATGTGGCACGGATGCTACTTTACGTTCAATGCAATCGAAACGCGAGGTTCATCGGAATGTTGGACATTTGAAACCAATTGAAACTTCAACACCGACTCAGACATCGGAAATTTCAGACGGAAACGCAGAAGGACATAATCATCCCAATAACCTATTGCCACCCTCGGACAGACCAACACGCTCTACACGAAAACCATCATACTTGAGTGAATACATAATTGAAGAAGTTCTCGACGATAAAGTGTAAGGGGGATGTAAGCATTGGGATAACTCGAATAGGCCTTTTATAGAGAAATAATGATGTAAGACAAGAAGTCTAGCAACACTGCGGCATGGAGAGAACGGCGGCAGTTAGTGCAGAAGTCGAGCGCGTGCGGGTGGCTAATAAAGCGTTGTAATACTCGTCAGTAATAGTTTTGTTATTGTAAATCCTTATTCCGAATCCTACAGGGGCGATTTGAATTTTCCAgcattccaaatttttcttgcaaggcGTAATGGAACGTActcacggtcaagcagtttgactaacattgactccaccttttGTTTATTCCAACATCCACCAGGTTTTGCCAACAAAGTCACGAACAATAAAttcattcgaccaacaatatcacacacgaacgaccgaagcgccaacttgagcaccaaccatcaaaaaatatatggtggtttgtgcaacttcactacaaatgctcaaacatgttcagcgaactttgactccacccccgacaactcaaaccaaaatcaaaccgtttgaattttttccaaccgagccgccaactgtcaaatggttgttcgaacaacttcacacacgttcaaacaaagcagcaaccgaagcgttttcttgggggcggagtcaatgttcgtcaaactgcttgactagtgtgtacgttgcataatacATACATGATCTTCGCGCCATCAGAGCAGGCGCTGCTTTGAACGATAAAGAGTCATCCTCTTTGGTGTTCGAACTGCCGGGTGAGCAGGTTGTGTGCTGGGCGACAGTGCGTGCTTAATACGGATTTCACATATATGTAcggtgagatggagatcggagcagttctcctacttggttggttgattctctatagggcactgcacggaagaatctccttctctttcgttcttcatgaaatttgacatttactggccttgttgttttctaatttctttgcagtgagaaagagacaaaacagTCCATGCAGTGCTCTATACAGCGTTcgcaagagccgtaatgtaggcaattatataTTATGTCTTTCACACTACGGCGAAAtcaaacgattgaatcgagaaaggcatcgccACCGCTAGGTTGATCAatctgtttttgcctttctcgtacaacaaagttgtaccgaaaggctatcatttcactccaaattcgaacttttgatagaagtcccggagacccatagtgttatataccattcgactcagctcgatgagctgaacaaatgtatgtctgtccgtgtgtgcgtgtgtgtgtgtatgtgtgtgcgtgtgtgtgtgcacaaaatgccataaaaacattagccaaattttcacatagaaactcttaaccgattttcttgcaacaagttgcatccgacagatactaaaacgctgttgatcactattgaatttcataataattgcaaattgcaaataatagataatattaaaatagtgatgagacatagtcacatagaacaataatgtgttatgaaaaatgccttgcatctatgaatatttttacagtttatccgtggcttgctcccattaagcgttaaatcgtactataaagatgctcgtgttgcacgcatttaggcgtaagtatgctcttcgttcagtttcatagtaccatgaaattgtccgaaagtcaaaattcgaacataggaaattcgagaaacttttggcagcgccatctgtcgtctactagtgtaaattttctatcataacattagacggtgtaactgtttttcctttcttgtacatcatcgaggtgtaagcgtaaaggctacatttattacctttttacgcgagaaaggcgccatcaccgctaggttgattaatctgggtttttttttcttccgttcgctgtgtttacgttttcgcttggtCGTGTTGGTGTTATTTTCTCCCGAGCACGTCATCGGAGACTCGGTCGCGGAAAAGATGTCGAAGCGCACTGCTCTCGAAGGCGCGAGTAACCCCTCCATTAAGCaacttttgcagagcaacgtataTTCGTCGATTCCGGAAATCCACCGAAGAAACGTAAGAAGTAgtaatcgcagctgccgcaggtgcaaccagaGCGGTAAAAGAAGTGCCCGTCGGtttttgtgaagggcgatccaaaaattcgccagctaaTCGTTTAAAGGCTGAattgtacttttcggctctgcagcgggGGCGTAAAAGTGATGCCGGAAAGAAATCAGAAATCCGTCGCGAAGATACTCCCCATGATACCTGCGAGATtaggttaaaaaaaatgtaccaTATATAAAGAAATATACAGGAACCTGATTTTATGTTGTCTAAGAAACTGCTgttttctgttataaatttgtcTGAGGTACGACCCGTGTATGATTTTGAAACGAATGAAATCGACCCAAATGGATTTATTCCAATCAGCACCTTTGCTGTATAAGGATACGTGTAAGAACTGTACATTTCCACTACAGCGTCTTTTGTTCCTGGCTTTTCCGTGAATATTTCGAAACAGTCTATGATTTTGGTGATAGGTCTTCCGAGTGCTTTCGAGAATTTAGCTGGAGTTTTGTTCTCTAGTATTTGTTAGGATGGCCATTTAATCAATCCCTTCAGCTGTTGATAAAGCGAATATAGATCGGAGTAAAAATATTTACAGGCAGTGCTGGCACAAACTCCAAACAAGAGTCCAAGGGTTTTGAAACAAATGTTCAAACGCAGGCGAATCAGAATTAATAAAAAAGTTTCTTCTTTTGTCATTGTTGAGGAATAAGTGATTATGCCGTTCTTCGTAAAATCAAATACAATGTTGAGAGCTGTAAATGTTGGTAATCCAGTGAAATGCTTGACTTTATCATCACTATTCTTAAATGAAGATAGATTGAATTTAAATCCAGCAATAATcctgttttgattttctttagttgatttcaaagcagcaatttcagcgtctttatctttcagAAGCTTCTCATAATGAGCTCTGTCAAAACTGTCATCATTTTCGTTACTATTAGCATTATTTCTCAAATTTGTTTGGTTATGACTATCATGTTCAAGCCATTCTTCTTCCATGACTATATCACTGTGACTATATCCTCTTCTGGTTCTTCAAAACTTCGAAGtattaagaattcttccaaagcTTCGGATATCTTTATGAAATAGAAACatttattgaattatttttttattgatgacAAACACCCCCTTTGCTGCTTATTACTACACTTTTGAATAGATTTAACGTACTCTATTTTTTGGCTCAGGTTCGTCGCTATTAGAATGTATTTCTTCTTCCATAACACAGTTTATTTTTCCATCCCGCTCCATCACGCTTCCTAGGTTATAACTCTAGGACAAGCGTAGAGCCCTACATTATCACGGCCATGTATTGACCTGCAACCCTTGACACTACAGGATTTCACCATTATAAAGTGTTGCTGTCAACTTGTAGATTTTCAGtatgttttattttcattgtgactaggcctacattgattaaaatatgtaaatattttctacctcttgaacgtCAAAAAGGCTTTCATTGGAACTCACTTCGCCGCCATCAACGAGCGTAAAATACTGGATTGATACACTACCAAAAATTTGATCCGTTTGCGGAATGTCGCTTGCAGGCAGTACTAGCATACTGGGCTGTCTGCGATTAAGACACGTTGCAATCGCTTGATAAGTGAATTTCTCCAGTAGGATCAGTGCTCTTCCAGAccagactgtgctaagccgttctggaaattgaccaaaattctaaaatccaatcctcgaccGAAGCCACCTTTGGTTTTATTGAGCaacaatggctctaaggatcgcttgataactcctgcagagctaggataggatgtgccaagtagtcattaaaaatcgtaccgattttcagtcacaatcgtaccggttgctgattggtttaaaatgacaatcgattacttcgattggcggctgcgcgtttttcgtagggcagcatgttgttagtttgacCGTGTTGCTGGTtagtaaagttttttttttttattatagactctttaaaattttattcgagTCTGTCAAGAGTTTACAGAGTTTATTGACACTGCTTAAATTACTACGTTGTATGACATCGTTCGTTTTCTCCTTGAGAGTTATTGCAGCGATTTCATCTTCATCAAGGTgtttccatcttcttcttcaaggtTTCACTTTGGGGTCAAATTGCATCGATCAGTGATATTTCTTTAAAGAACTCCAGTACTCTTTTTGCTTGACTGTTGTCGTCGGCTAATGCTTCCCTCATGTTTGGTTGGAGTCCGATTTTCTTTCTTGCGTCGTCGTATCCAGGGCACTGAACGATAATGTGTTTAATGGTGAGTGGGTGGTTACATTTTACGCACTTTGGTGGGTCTTCCTTTTCCAGTAAGTATGCATGTGTTAGCCGGGTGTGGCCTATTCGTAGTCTGCTGAGTATGACATCTTCTTTGCGATTTCCTGTTAGCGCCTCTTTGAATGGTTTGGTAGTGTTTTTTATCTCTCTAAGTTTGTTGTGGGGTGttgaattccattcggattcccaTTTTTTAGTCATACTATTTTTAATGATGGTTTTTATTTCGCGGTGATCAACTGTTTTCCGCGTAATTGTGCTCATCTCTAGCGCACTCTTTGCTTCtttgtccgctttctcatttcctggGGTGCCTATGTGACTAGGGACCCACATGAATGTTACCGATGTACCTTTCTTCCCTATGTTGGTGTACAGATGAACTATCTCGTCTTGCAAGCTGGCTctgattttcttcttttctagTGATGTGACAACACTTAAAGAATCGGTGCAAAAAATATATGCGCCTACTCTTTCCTGGTTTGAAATCCAGTTTAGGGCCTCTATTTTTGCAAGGCTCTCTATAAATACTGAGTAGACTATGGGTTCGCTTGCGTATGATTCTTTCGTCGGTTACTATGCTGTATCCCGTTTTAGAGTCGTTTTTTGATCCGTCCGTGTATATCAGCTTGCAGAACTTATATTTGGTGTGGATTCTTTCAGCAAACAGTTTTTTAAGAtgatgtggaaatgctaatatcatcttccaaacttggacgtacatgttcatgatagcattagaggcgaaagtatagaattgatagttccgttaggatacggcaggcatgaagaatgtttttatagaagtcgatttgaaagcgagcggagggcaatatttgtgatggcacatatcgcacgaccttccttctgccaagctcccgtatgaagggggagggaagaatatcagtgtggaagctgatatatctccactggcaaaaggaaggtggtttgacttgctcatatgccatcgcgtgcggaaggatttgctatcgacgagtactgtctccaaatttctaatatgacatcagcatttagtcgaataggattttttttttttttttttttccccttcatacgggagcttggcagaaggaaggtcgtgcgatatgtgccatcacaaatattgccctccgctcgctttcaaatcgacttctataaaaacattcttcatgcctgccgtatcctaacggaactatcaattctatactttcgcctctaatgctatcatgaacatgtacgtccaagtttggaagatgatattagcatttccacatcattgtaaatcgtttaacttcacgtagaagtaacacaaacgaaatcattaatttagtgtacttccctcggtgggggcatccatcaattcagctgttattggtcgacggtacagcagcagtgcctttctctgctttgttctctccgaggcagccaagttggttgcgacgagacggacgcaatgagaaaacagaactgtgcaataaaaatcctattcgactaaatgctgatgtcatattagaaatttggagacagtactcgtcgatagcaaatccttccgcacgcgatggcatatgagcaagtcaaaccaccttccttttgccagtggagatatatcagcttccacactgatattcttccctcatacgggagtttggcagatagaaggtcgtgcgatatgtgccatcacaaatattgccctccgctcgctttcaaatcggcttctataaaaacattcttcatgcctgccgtatcctaacggaactatcaattctatactttcgcctctaatgctatcatgaacatgtacgtccaagtttggaagatgatattagcatttccacatcattgtaaatcgtttaacttcacgtagaagtaacacaaacgaaatcattaatttagtttttTAAGTTCATTTGGGTTTTTCCCGTTTCTACTAGCGGACATCATTGTTTTGTCTATTAGAATGTCTTTTCTCATCCATGGCAGAGTTTTTGGTATATTTAGGGATTTGCTTGGTGGTAGAGGAATTCCAATATTTTCGATAGTATTCTTGCTTCTTGTTCTGATATTGTTTGGCTCTGATGCTGGGCCTTGGGCCCACAATTCTCCTGAGCTGTTGTTATTCTCTTCGTCTGTTGCACTATTTGTTAAAGCCTGTTCATTGTTTGTTTGCTTTGTTGCGAAGATAGCGAGTCTttgactgaagaaacttctaagaCTTGGTATATCCGATTCGGCTTGTAGGCTTTctattgggctggtttgaaaagCTCCTGTTATTATTCGCAGTCCTTGGTTATGTATGCTCTCTAGCTGCTTCATTGTAGATTCACAGGTTGAGGAGATGATTGGCGCGCCGTACAGCATTTTCTCTAGTACAGCtgatttgtatatttttgaTAAAGTTTGCCGGTCTGCACCCCATTGTTTGGTGGTTGTGCAACGTAAAAACTGTATTCTTTGCtggcatgctgcctttatttctTCGATGTGTATTTTGAATGTTAGGTGTTGGTCTAGTGTTACTCCAAGACATTTATGACTGAGCTTGTACGGTATTATGTCGTTGTTAATTTTAAGGTTTACGTTGGCTTGTTTTTTTGATCTCGCTTTTTTgaatagggtagaatacggctttggcagggtgcgacatttgttggcaccctcaacaatatttgcgttttccagcaaacatacactatttatgaacataaatttgattcaatcacacaatttcaaatctaggctttcatttgaataagttgtttgtgtaaaagtagcaagatttgacgaattaatcaccgaaacaaatttgcacctacgaaatccttgcgattattgcatcgcccaagaaagcagctgtcgaaaagcaaactgttacttttttggatcgcctgtttcttctctttatcgtgtatgatacgacaaattaggtacgtaaactactttttacactttattaccacttgattatcaccacaaatagcaaatttatccaatatttgctctatgtttcactgaataaaatcgggactgttcgttttctttgacagcagcgcacttcggaatagagcgggagaatgtgtttgtgagcatatcaaacacacgctaaaaaaaataccacgcacaattccatgtgatttgattttagcaaaactacgaacaaaatatccggcgttggcatttatcttaaaaaagttttagaatacaaatgcttccattcagatttttactcagaccatgaattatatcgaAAGTGATAGCCACTCCGTAGTATTTTAAGCCTTATGTGGCTGATagaaccgttttccttttgcaactttaatactttccaagctcataaaaaaaattaaaaccattcccgttcctacatagcgcatttcaaccataaataattgcctacttttagggtattatcaattattcaactgtgaaacgta
Encoded proteins:
- the LOC134206763 gene encoding uncharacterized protein K02A2.6-like, coding for MNIDSGAAANIITKEVWEQLKEAEVDVLEMSTKVDRNLIAYASTEPMKTCGMFKAVIEAGHHKTSANFYVVENGQQCLLGDQTAKQLQVLKIGFNVDAIQAKQLKPFPKFRGVMVEIPIDENVQPMQQPYRRPPIAIEEKIEHKLRSLLEQDIIEQVNGPSPWISPMVPVTKESGDIRLCIDMRQANQAVLRETHPLPLVDELLGSVDGAVRFSKIDIREAYHQIEISERSRPITTFITKYGLFRYKRLMFGISCAPELFQKVMESIVAGLEGVIVYLDDIVVYGSSRDEHNKRLAALLERLAEYDILLNEEKCVYDVDSLEFLGHELSVKGVRPTESRIAAIQKFREPENVSELRSFLGLICYVGRFVPDLAARTAPLRELLRAEVPFKWTPTESRAFLEIKEEISKIEYLGFFNRKDSTKLIADASPNGLGAVLLQEDSSGHTRVIAYASKALSDLEKKYFQTEREALALVWAVDKFKLYLQGKRFTLLTDCKALKFLFNPKSKPCARIERWVLQLQSYKYDVEHIPGTANIADAISRLSTDRSSPRTFDESAEKYIRSVVESAVPSAVTYSEIVQETANDHSLQEVVRALHLKSEVPKMYKPYENELCAVEGVLLRGNRLVIPNTLRNRVIELAHEAHPGIAAMKRRLRQKVWWPSVDKQAEECVKRCKECTLVSSLGPPEPLKRTRMPDKPWNDIAIDFMGPLPSSHNLLVMVDYFTRFTEVVVMKQITAAAVLEYRNLSGRITVRSSLAANGEVERANRTILKHLKISQETNNSDWIWDLRTFLLMYNSTPHATTGVAPSILMFGRVLRDKLPTFQEKLDRPNEEEIRDRDWAQKLSGSKYADNRRNAKPSKLKEGDIVVAKRMIKENKLSSTFAPEEFEIVKLCGTDATLRSMQSKREVHRNVGHLKPIETSTPTQTSEISDGNAEGHNHPNNLLPPSDRPTRSTRKPSYLSEYIIEEVLDDKV